The genomic region TCACCGGCTCCACCGCCCCGACGAGGAGCTCGCTTTCCAGGGCTATTATTATAGTCGTGGCCAGCAATACCAGGATAGCCTTGCTTTTCGGCCATTGCGGTTTGCACTCCTCCCCCTCGCAGTCGTAGAGGTGCCTGTGGGTTCGTAGCGAGAAGACGAGGCTGCAGACATATGTGATGAGCAGGATGGCTGATATGCCCAGGCTTAGCGTCTCCACCGTGTTGAAGTCAAAGATATGGGAGACGAGGGCGGGCATGATGAGGCCCACCGCCGCCAGGGCAAGCATCGTGGAGTTGACGCCCTGCACTCTGGAGTTGAACGTCTGCTTCTCCCTGTTGAGGCCGCCAAAGAACATGCTGCAGCCGGTTATGAGGAGCATGTTTCCTATGATGCCGCCCGTGAGCGAGGCCTTCACGACCTCGAAAAGGCCTGCCTGAAGGGCGAAGATTGCTATTATCAGCTCGGTGGCATTTCCAAAAGTTGCGTTCAGCAGCCCGCCGATGCCGGCCCCGACCTGCTTGGAGAGCTCCTCGGTGGCCTTCCCCATGAACCCGGCCAGAGGGATGATGGCCAGGGCGGCCGAAACGAACAACAGTATACTATTCGCATGGAGCAATTCCATGACTATGCTAATCGGGATGAAGATGAGCAAAACGCCCAGGATGGCATCGAAGTTGAGCTTGGCCATGTACCATTAATACCTCAAGGGCAGTATATAAGCTTATCCGCAGATTGCCATTGCCATGGGCGAATATGCGCTTAAAAACGGTCTTAACTCTGGCCAAATTAGTTACATAACACATCCTGTTTATTATAAAAATAAATTGAATAATAATATAAACCTCGCAGGCAAAACATGCACCCGGGTGGATTAATTGGATTTATCCAGGATTAAAAAGCCCCTGGCTATGCTATTCGTTATCACTATGGTAAGCGTGGGGCTACTAATGGCCATAAACAGCGTCATCGGCCAACAATACCCGCCGGCAGGCCAGGGGACTGAGGGGGGATACGCCATACTCGGGGGCATAAGCCTGGGGCCAGGGACGAACACCATAGCTTTATCGGTCAGCATCGCATCGCAGCAAGGAAGCCAGATATACTTCCAGGTTAATGGCTTTGCCATCGTGGATCAGCAGTCGCAGGCGG from Methanocella conradii HZ254 harbors:
- the cax gene encoding calcium/proton exchanger; this encodes MAKLNFDAILGVLLIFIPISIVMELLHANSILLFVSAALAIIPLAGFMGKATEELSKQVGAGIGGLLNATFGNATELIIAIFALQAGLFEVVKASLTGGIIGNMLLITGCSMFFGGLNREKQTFNSRVQGVNSTMLALAAVGLIMPALVSHIFDFNTVETLSLGISAILLITYVCSLVFSLRTHRHLYDCEGEECKPQWPKSKAILVLLATTIIIALESELLVGAVEPVSQSLGLTELFIGVIVVAIIGNAAEHSTAIIMAMKNNMDLSLGIAMGSSTQIALLIAPVLVFISWLWGNPMSLVFNEFEVVAVIAAVIIANMISADGESNWLEGAQLIALYAMMAAVFFLIR